The following proteins are encoded in a genomic region of Paenibacillus sp. FSL R7-0273:
- a CDS encoding carbohydrate ABC transporter permease: MNEQVLSQQPDRRGNITARPVPGHAGRIVARTLMWLFLLATAVLTLFPLFMTLSGSLKTGAEMMTGGSLLPAKLQFSNYAEAWKQANFARYTWNSAFVSIMVTAGTLLVAAMAAYVVDRRDFPGKSLYVTVQASMMFISVGAIVLRPQFDLMVALHLNTSLWGVILILISAHSSTFFMLQGFFKAIPRELDEAAMVDGSGFIRTFFRIILPLLTPGLGVAGLFAFRHAWNEYILPLVFTMTNPQLQTLTVGLANLRYGSSAAMQIHLMMAGACLSILPMLLAYILANKTFIQVTAGSVKG, translated from the coding sequence ATGAACGAGCAAGTGTTATCCCAACAGCCGGACAGGCGCGGGAACATCACGGCCCGCCCGGTTCCGGGCCATGCAGGCAGGATTGTGGCCCGTACGCTCATGTGGCTGTTTTTATTGGCGACGGCGGTACTGACCCTGTTCCCCCTTTTTATGACGCTATCCGGCTCCCTCAAGACCGGCGCCGAAATGATGACCGGCGGCAGTCTGCTGCCGGCCAAGCTGCAATTCTCCAACTACGCGGAAGCCTGGAAGCAGGCCAACTTCGCGCGCTATACCTGGAACAGCGCTTTTGTCAGCATTATGGTTACGGCAGGCACCCTGCTGGTCGCGGCTATGGCGGCTTATGTGGTCGACAGGCGCGATTTTCCCGGCAAATCCCTATACGTGACGGTCCAGGCTTCAATGATGTTCATTTCCGTCGGCGCCATCGTGCTGCGCCCGCAGTTTGACCTGATGGTCGCGCTGCATCTGAACACCTCGCTATGGGGTGTCATCCTGATTCTGATCAGTGCCCATTCCAGCACGTTTTTCATGCTGCAGGGCTTTTTCAAGGCTATTCCCAGGGAGCTGGACGAAGCAGCTATGGTGGACGGCTCCGGCTTTATCCGTACGTTCTTCCGCATTATTTTGCCGCTCTTGACGCCGGGACTGGGCGTGGCCGGATTGTTCGCCTTCCGCCATGCGTGGAACGAATATATCCTGCCGCTGGTGTTCACAATGACCAATCCGCAGCTGCAGACGCTGACCGTCGGTCTGGCCAACCTCCGCTACGGCTCTTCCGCGGCCATGCAGATCCATCTGATGATGGCGGGGGCCTGCCTGTCGATCCTGCCGATGCTGCTCGCTTATATTTTGGCCAACAAGACGTTTATCCAAGTAACGGCGGGCTCAGTCAAAGGTTAG
- a CDS encoding response regulator, translating into MSQHEPVSLCIIDDIKSVVDGLTAMNWEEQGIHVAGVSSNGEEGLRLIQAQRPDLVITDIRMPRMDGLSMLRAVLEENRGCKVILISGYADFEYAQQAVQLGAFDFVVKPFSQEDIMSAVLRAKAEIMEERSKRLSLQEMENKLRESMPVLRQEYFALLVSHRTTWEEAAGRWDFLNIRLEPRGFVVMLIEIDRFREQLAERSIREMELIRFSLLNIMQETLADHAQSVVFRARHDRFLAVMNETGTSSPIEIAEQCCRNIEQYTKFTVSVGVGGPVEEISELPDSYRQAQRALSHHLFTEGNAAIKYEDIQQEGSQEPLALEYKDELLLALRSGNAGRTEAILSAISQTLQKGISRHNPDYLLSLYDELAASAIRTFYEMVPYPDIHPLIQRFRAVQGTAGLPLASLQRQLLALCTDGAEMVRRNSLSEGQKVIYEAIDYIRSRLSKDITVGECAAHVHLSASYFSSLFKRVTGMTVTQFTTAERIHKAKLLLVEGVQVQEVASAVGYEERRYFSEMFKKITGQTPSEFRAGYHPDRPDGWG; encoded by the coding sequence ATGAGCCAGCATGAGCCGGTCAGTCTCTGCATTATCGACGATATCAAAAGCGTGGTGGACGGGCTGACCGCGATGAACTGGGAGGAGCAGGGAATTCACGTCGCGGGCGTTTCAAGCAACGGGGAAGAGGGGCTCCGGCTCATTCAGGCGCAGCGGCCGGATCTCGTCATTACCGACATCCGTATGCCGAGAATGGACGGGCTGAGCATGCTGCGGGCGGTGCTGGAAGAGAACAGGGGTTGCAAGGTGATTCTGATCAGCGGCTATGCCGATTTCGAGTATGCACAGCAGGCGGTGCAGCTGGGGGCATTTGATTTTGTGGTAAAGCCGTTTTCGCAGGAGGACATCATGTCGGCGGTGCTGCGGGCCAAGGCGGAGATTATGGAGGAGCGCTCCAAGCGCTTAAGCCTGCAGGAAATGGAGAATAAGCTGCGGGAGAGCATGCCGGTGCTGCGGCAGGAATATTTTGCGCTGCTTGTGAGCCACCGTACTACATGGGAGGAAGCTGCAGGACGGTGGGATTTTTTAAATATCAGGCTTGAACCGAGAGGCTTTGTGGTGATGCTGATTGAGATCGACCGCTTCCGGGAGCAGCTTGCCGAGCGGTCCATCCGCGAGATGGAGCTGATCCGCTTCTCCCTGCTGAACATTATGCAGGAGACGCTGGCAGACCATGCACAGAGCGTGGTTTTCCGGGCCCGTCATGACCGTTTCCTGGCCGTAATGAACGAAACAGGAACGAGCAGTCCCATAGAAATAGCTGAGCAGTGCTGCCGGAATATAGAGCAGTATACGAAATTTACGGTTTCGGTTGGAGTCGGCGGCCCGGTGGAGGAAATCAGCGAGCTGCCCGATTCCTACCGCCAGGCTCAGCGTGCGCTCTCCCATCATCTGTTCACCGAAGGGAATGCGGCAATCAAGTACGAGGATATCCAGCAGGAAGGAAGCCAGGAGCCGCTGGCGCTTGAGTATAAGGATGAGCTGCTGCTGGCCCTGCGCTCCGGGAATGCCGGGCGGACGGAGGCTATTTTGTCCGCCATATCGCAAACGCTGCAGAAGGGGATTTCCCGGCACAATCCCGATTATCTCCTTAGCCTGTACGATGAGCTGGCCGCTTCAGCGATCCGCACCTTTTACGAAATGGTGCCCTATCCGGATATTCACCCGCTGATCCAGCGTTTCCGGGCCGTGCAGGGAACCGCGGGGCTGCCGCTGGCCTCTCTGCAGCGCCAGCTGCTCGCCCTGTGCACGGATGGGGCCGAGATGGTGCGCCGCAACAGCTTGTCCGAAGGGCAGAAGGTGATCTATGAAGCTATTGATTATATCAGGAGCCGCTTGTCCAAGGATATCACGGTCGGGGAATGCGCTGCCCATGTGCATCTGAGCGCCAGCTATTTCTCCAGCCTCTTCAAACGGGTGACGGGTATGACGGTTACCCAGTTTACGACCGCGGAGCGGATCCACAAGGCAAAGCTGCTGCTGGTGGAGGGGGTACAGGTGCAGGAGGTGGCTTCAGCTGTAGGCTATGAGGAGCGCCGGTATTTCAGCGAGATGTTCAAGAAGATCACCGGCCAGACACCTTCGGAGTTCAGGGCGGGCTACCACCCGGACCGGCCGGATGGATGGGGCTAA
- a CDS encoding ABC transporter substrate-binding protein, which produces MQKKWLGLGLSIMLAAGIAGCGGNNSGNSSAATEAPGTAAPSADAGGNTATGEPIQLKYWTDDRHDQEYIKELINKFNETNGENIQVELTVMSENYAQSVDIAFSSNQAPDVLRLKSGNASEFVKKGYLAPIDGYLSEDIKTKFGSLQLDNVNRFDGKLYSLANTGLTLRLVYNKDLFAKAGIESPPASLQEMVDDAKKITEAGKSEGIYGFALNFKSPKSAFDRSIREILSLSGYQGLGFDMKTGQFDFAPYSQVIEYFKQMYEDRSILPGAETLDIDPLRAQFAAGKIGMYLSFSTEPGVYKDQFPTEINWAGALAPTLDGQIKGTSEIVSAGTWLGISAKSAHQDAAWKFMEYMYGDDVLKTYHEKGFGIAVVPHIVEQAQNPDIKGMEGFLVGEHDSLWPASPTVTPEGTNYADAFFKYMLSGGDAQAITTDLNTRYNDALSKAVEKGEVTVTPNAAFDPSKPQGE; this is translated from the coding sequence ATGCAAAAAAAATGGTTGGGTCTCGGGCTGAGCATCATGCTGGCAGCGGGAATCGCAGGCTGCGGCGGCAACAACAGCGGCAACAGCAGTGCGGCAACAGAAGCGCCTGGCACAGCAGCTCCATCGGCCGATGCTGGCGGCAACACGGCGACAGGCGAGCCTATACAGCTTAAATACTGGACTGACGACCGTCATGACCAGGAGTATATCAAGGAACTGATCAATAAGTTCAATGAAACCAACGGCGAAAACATCCAGGTAGAGCTGACGGTCATGTCCGAGAACTATGCGCAGAGCGTTGATATTGCATTCTCCAGCAACCAGGCGCCTGATGTGCTTCGCCTGAAGAGCGGCAACGCCTCCGAATTTGTCAAAAAAGGCTACCTTGCTCCGATCGACGGCTATCTTAGCGAGGATATAAAAACAAAATTCGGCAGTCTGCAGCTTGACAATGTGAACCGTTTTGACGGCAAGCTGTACTCGCTGGCCAATACCGGCCTGACCCTGCGTCTGGTTTACAACAAGGACCTCTTCGCCAAAGCGGGCATTGAGAGCCCTCCCGCCTCGCTGCAGGAAATGGTTGATGACGCCAAAAAAATCACCGAAGCCGGCAAATCCGAGGGCATTTACGGCTTTGCATTGAACTTCAAGAGCCCGAAATCGGCATTTGACCGTTCCATCCGGGAGATTCTCTCCCTGAGCGGCTATCAGGGGCTTGGTTTTGACATGAAGACCGGACAATTTGACTTTGCGCCATATTCGCAGGTTATTGAATATTTCAAGCAAATGTATGAGGACCGCAGTATCCTTCCCGGTGCGGAGACGCTCGACATTGATCCGCTGCGCGCCCAATTTGCGGCCGGCAAAATCGGCATGTACCTTTCCTTCTCGACGGAACCGGGTGTGTACAAGGACCAATTCCCGACGGAAATCAACTGGGCGGGCGCACTGGCCCCTACGCTGGACGGTCAAATCAAAGGAACCTCCGAAATTGTATCCGCCGGTACCTGGCTCGGTATCAGCGCCAAATCGGCGCATCAGGATGCAGCCTGGAAGTTCATGGAGTATATGTACGGCGACGATGTTCTGAAGACCTACCATGAAAAAGGCTTCGGCATCGCCGTAGTGCCACATATTGTGGAGCAAGCTCAAAACCCGGACATCAAGGGTATGGAAGGTTTCCTGGTCGGTGAACACGACTCGCTCTGGCCGGCTTCGCCGACCGTTACTCCGGAGGGCACTAATTATGCCGACGCATTCTTCAAGTACATGCTTAGCGGCGGGGATGCACAAGCCATCACGACGGATTTGAACACCAGATACAATGACGCATTGTCCAAGGCTGTGGAGAAAGGCGAAGTAACCGTAACACCGAATGCCGCCTTTGACCCGAGCAAACCTCAGGGAGAATAA
- a CDS encoding AraC family transcriptional regulator codes for MNHSAPQGACVIYANYSTHLKPHSARFRDGLTFYLFRLQAEGSCRALVEGKYETIIPGDLLLYPPDQPYELIVQPRGLPKSETVQPVADYFLAGRGEWLDAWWNDRSLPAKTNIGYDDTVITLWKHIIGEKKKVMQNQDEMMDYLLRALCLTLEQAVGAGKRTKGSDTAHQLKRFIENHAHEPLSLEKIAASAELSVSRCSYLFKAAFGQSLFAYCIDVRLKLAEQQVLYSNLALEQVAENTGFQSYAHFCRVFRERFGHPPGEYRRRYGFGFTPD; via the coding sequence ATGAACCATTCCGCTCCGCAAGGAGCCTGCGTGATTTATGCCAATTATTCCACACATCTGAAGCCCCACTCCGCCCGGTTTAGGGACGGACTGACCTTCTACCTGTTCCGTCTGCAGGCGGAGGGAAGCTGCCGTGCGCTGGTGGAGGGAAAATACGAGACGATCATCCCGGGGGACCTGCTGCTTTACCCGCCTGACCAGCCCTATGAGCTGATCGTACAGCCCAGAGGGCTGCCGAAATCGGAAACAGTGCAGCCTGTTGCAGATTATTTTTTGGCCGGCAGGGGGGAGTGGCTGGATGCCTGGTGGAACGACAGAAGCCTGCCGGCCAAAACAAATATCGGCTACGATGATACGGTCATTACCTTGTGGAAGCATATTATCGGCGAAAAGAAAAAGGTGATGCAGAACCAGGACGAAATGATGGATTACCTCCTGAGGGCGCTGTGTCTGACACTGGAGCAGGCGGTCGGCGCCGGAAAGCGAACCAAGGGATCGGATACGGCACACCAGCTCAAACGATTCATTGAAAATCATGCCCATGAGCCGCTCAGTCTGGAAAAAATAGCAGCCTCTGCGGAATTAAGCGTCTCCCGCTGCTCTTATCTGTTCAAGGCAGCCTTTGGCCAATCGTTGTTCGCCTACTGCATCGATGTCCGGTTAAAGCTTGCCGAGCAGCAGGTGCTCTACAGCAATCTGGCGCTGGAGCAGGTTGCCGAAAACACGGGGTTCCAGAGCTACGCCCATTTCTGCCGGGTGTTCCGTGAACGGTTCGGACATCCTCCAGGAGAATACCGCCGCAGGTATGGCTTTGGTTTTACTCCTGATTAA
- a CDS encoding carbohydrate ABC transporter permease: MEFKWKRLGENTLFLIPSIILTATLGIYPLIWMLRYMFYDYAGYGEALFVGLDNFSRLLRDELFWESVGNTFIFAGGKLLLTLPLSLLLAVILNGRLRGGNLLRGIYFMPTVISTAVISVVFYNIFNSYNGMVNTLLMKLHLVSQPIDWLGPKHAMLTVILVAVWGAVGNYMLLFLAGLQSIPQDLYESAAIDGANAGRRFWNITLPMLAPVAQMVIMLAIIASLKGYESIMVITEGGPIGKTEVMYLYLYKLLFPVSTGSPVVQQLGYGSAVGFASAIIVGGITGLYFFLSRKMSKVY, translated from the coding sequence ATGGAATTTAAGTGGAAACGGCTGGGGGAGAATACTCTTTTTTTGATCCCAAGCATCATTTTAACGGCAACCCTGGGCATCTATCCCCTGATCTGGATGCTGCGCTATATGTTCTATGATTATGCCGGCTACGGCGAGGCGCTGTTCGTTGGCCTGGACAACTTCAGCCGTCTGCTGCGCGATGAATTGTTCTGGGAGTCGGTAGGTAACACCTTTATCTTTGCCGGCGGGAAGCTGCTGCTGACACTGCCCTTGTCCCTGCTGCTGGCAGTCATCCTGAACGGCCGGCTGCGCGGCGGAAATCTGCTGCGGGGGATCTATTTCATGCCGACGGTCATCAGTACCGCAGTCATATCGGTTGTTTTTTATAACATCTTTAATTCCTATAACGGGATGGTTAACACACTTTTGATGAAGCTGCATCTGGTCTCCCAGCCGATTGACTGGCTCGGTCCAAAGCATGCGATGCTCACCGTCATTCTGGTCGCGGTATGGGGTGCGGTCGGCAACTATATGCTGCTGTTCCTGGCCGGACTGCAGAGCATTCCGCAGGATCTGTACGAGAGCGCGGCCATCGACGGCGCGAACGCCGGAAGGCGGTTCTGGAATATCACGCTTCCCATGCTGGCTCCGGTAGCCCAGATGGTCATTATGCTGGCGATTATCGCTTCCTTGAAGGGCTATGAGAGCATCATGGTCATCACGGAAGGCGGACCGATCGGCAAAACCGAGGTCATGTACCTCTATCTGTACAAACTTTTGTTCCCGGTATCCACCGGATCGCCAGTTGTGCAGCAGCTTGGATACGGCAGTGCTGTAGGCTTCGCAAGCGCCATTATCGTCGGCGGCATCACCGGCCTGTACTTCTTCCTGAGCCGTAAAATGAGCAAGGTATATTAA
- a CDS encoding FAD-dependent oxidoreductase: MNQDKTYDIVIYGGTAAGIAAAVQARKMGKSAVVIEPGRRIGGLTSGGLGDTDVGMKEAVGGLSLEFYQRVARKYAQEEACWLFEPKVALEVLQDWVTEYGIEVVYGERLDLADGVTKQGDTIVSIRMESGSIFKGGMFIDAGYEGDLMGKAGVSYFVGRESNAQYGETLNGIRPGNELPGGIDPYVVKGVPASGLLKRVLPHCGGGIGDGDDKLQAYNFRMCLTNNPDNRIDIEKPEGYNEADYEILFRAIEQGQDSRFFKLNRVTPDKTDSNNNSGISTDYNGMNHDYAEADYQSREQMWEAHRIYQQGYVWTIQNHPRVPEEIRAVYRPWGLPLDEFIESGHWTPQLYIRESRRMIGDYVVTEHDVRLENRVPDSVGMGSFAMDSHHTQYYVNEDGHVSTEGGFYIRLAAPYPISYRALIPKRKECANLLVPVCVSATHAAYGSIRMEPVFMILGQSAAAAAVLALEADGVVQNVKADELQAILVQENQVLYSDI; this comes from the coding sequence GTGAATCAGGATAAAACGTATGACATTGTTATTTACGGAGGTACGGCCGCTGGCATCGCCGCAGCGGTTCAAGCCCGGAAAATGGGCAAAAGCGCGGTGGTGATTGAACCGGGCCGGCGGATCGGAGGGTTGACCAGCGGCGGGCTGGGCGATACGGATGTGGGGATGAAGGAAGCCGTTGGCGGCTTGTCCTTGGAGTTCTACCAGCGGGTGGCCCGGAAATATGCACAGGAAGAGGCCTGCTGGCTTTTTGAGCCCAAGGTTGCGCTGGAAGTGCTGCAGGATTGGGTGACGGAGTATGGCATCGAAGTGGTTTACGGAGAGCGGCTTGACTTGGCGGACGGTGTGACAAAGCAGGGGGATACCATCGTTTCCATCCGCATGGAATCCGGCAGCATCTTCAAGGGCGGCATGTTCATCGATGCCGGCTACGAAGGCGATCTGATGGGCAAAGCCGGCGTCTCCTATTTTGTTGGCCGGGAATCAAATGCTCAGTACGGCGAGACGCTGAATGGCATCCGTCCCGGCAATGAGCTGCCCGGCGGTATAGATCCTTATGTGGTGAAGGGTGTGCCTGCCAGCGGCCTGCTTAAGCGTGTCCTGCCGCACTGCGGCGGCGGTATCGGCGATGGGGATGACAAGCTCCAGGCTTACAATTTCCGCATGTGCCTGACCAACAATCCGGACAACCGCATAGACATTGAAAAGCCGGAAGGCTATAACGAAGCCGATTACGAGATTCTGTTCAGGGCCATCGAGCAAGGACAGGACTCCCGTTTCTTTAAGCTGAACCGGGTGACCCCGGACAAGACGGATTCCAACAACAACAGCGGCATTTCCACTGACTACAACGGGATGAACCATGACTATGCGGAGGCGGATTACCAGTCGCGGGAACAAATGTGGGAAGCTCATCGCATCTACCAGCAGGGCTATGTCTGGACTATTCAGAATCATCCCCGGGTGCCGGAGGAAATCCGGGCTGTCTACCGGCCGTGGGGCCTGCCGCTCGATGAATTTATCGAAAGCGGCCATTGGACCCCCCAGTTGTATATCCGGGAATCCCGCCGCATGATCGGCGATTATGTGGTGACTGAGCATGACGTCAGACTGGAAAATCGGGTGCCGGATTCCGTGGGTATGGGCTCCTTTGCCATGGATTCACACCATACCCAGTATTATGTGAATGAAGACGGGCATGTCAGCACGGAGGGAGGTTTTTATATCCGCCTGGCCGCCCCCTATCCGATAAGCTACCGGGCACTTATACCGAAGCGGAAGGAATGCGCCAACCTGCTCGTGCCGGTGTGTGTCTCCGCTACCCATGCGGCATACGGCTCCATCCGGATGGAGCCGGTCTTTATGATCCTGGGACAGTCAGCTGCGGCTGCGGCTGTATTGGCGCTTGAGGCGGACGGCGTTGTTCAGAATGTAAAGGCTGACGAGCTGCAGGCTATACTCGTTCAGGAGAATCAGGTTTTATATTCAGATATCTGA